One Streptomyces sp. NBC_01217 genomic region harbors:
- a CDS encoding 2Fe-2S iron-sulfur cluster-binding protein, whose amino-acid sequence MSDPDTGAAGRSQGETAQLSAIRLSVNDQVRQLEVDPRTSLLDALREHLRLSGTKKGCDHGQCGACTVLINGRRVNSCLTLAVMHEDDEIVTIEGLGDPDGLHPMQRAFVESDGFQCGYCTPGQICSAVGMLAEVEAGWPSHATADVASPHITLTDEEIRERMSGNICRCAAYPNIVAAIRSTAKGGPG is encoded by the coding sequence ATGAGCGATCCGGATACGGGCGCCGCCGGGCGGAGCCAGGGCGAGACGGCCCAGCTCTCGGCGATACGGTTGAGCGTCAACGATCAGGTGCGGCAGCTTGAGGTGGATCCGCGGACCTCGCTGCTCGACGCGCTGCGCGAGCATCTGCGCCTGAGCGGAACCAAGAAGGGGTGTGACCACGGGCAGTGCGGCGCCTGCACCGTGCTGATCAACGGTCGACGCGTCAACTCCTGCCTGACGCTCGCCGTCATGCACGAGGACGACGAGATCGTGACGATCGAAGGCCTGGGCGATCCCGATGGCCTGCACCCGATGCAACGCGCCTTCGTCGAGAGTGACGGCTTCCAGTGCGGCTACTGCACTCCCGGCCAGATCTGTTCGGCTGTCGGCATGCTCGCCGAGGTGGAGGCGGGTTGGCCCAGCCACGCCACCGCTGACGTGGCCTCGCCGCACATCACATTGACCGACGAGGAGATCCGCGAGCGGATGAGCGGCAACATCTGCCGGTGCGCCGCCTATCCGAACATCGTCGCGGCCATCCGCAGCACGGCGAAGGGCGGCCCGGGATGA